The proteins below are encoded in one region of Telopea speciosissima isolate NSW1024214 ecotype Mountain lineage chromosome 10, Tspe_v1, whole genome shotgun sequence:
- the LOC122642381 gene encoding pentatricopeptide repeat-containing protein At3g53700, chloroplastic encodes MTLMFSSSLNCYSYSWVLPQKPQYPLSLSGLHKSTSFIPLASLQHHEGFTASSSSRSNSLSTFSSSATHQLPPNFTPKDLLGILRRQKDADSALQVFEWAAQQPNFVPTSLVYEEMLQLLGRFGSFELMEQLLLEMKLSGCEMNRGTFEIFIESYARFNLFDEAVGVLTMMEEEFGLEPELFIYNFLLNVLVEGNKLKLVESVHSNMNSRGIGPDVSTFNILIKALCRAHQIRPAISMMEDMSNYGLVPDEKTYTTLMQGFIEEGNLEGALKIRERMEEVGCLLTNVSVNVLINGFCKEGRVEEALTLLQEMALEGFHPDKFTFNALVNGLCRTGHVEQALEILDVMLQEGFDPDIFTYNTLISGLCKSGELEEAMEVLNQMVSRGCFPNTVTYNTLISTMCKENRVGEATELARDLSTKGLLPDVCTFNSLIHGLCMSGDHRIALELFKEMKNKGCPPDEFTYNTLIDNLCSKGRLEEALGLLKEMESGGCARNVVTYNTLIDGFCKNQRIEEAEEIFDEMELQGVSRNLVTYNSLIDGLCKNKRVDEASQLMDQMLMEGLKPDKFTYNSLLSNFCRTGDIKKAAEIIQTMTSNGCKPDAITYGTLIGGLCKAGRVEVASKLLRSLQMKGMVPAPQAYNPVIQALFKTQRAKEAVRLFREMVEKGEPPDAVTYKIVFRGLCCGGGPIGEAVDFVVEMTDKGFLPEFSSFSMLAEGLCALAMEDTLIRLVDIVMTKANFSENEVSMIMGFLKIRKFDDALATFGRLLNSRKPRKVYR; translated from the coding sequence CATCTCTAAACTGCTATTCTTATTCATGGGTTCTTCCCCAAAAGCCACAATACCCACTTTCCCTTTCAGGCTTGCATAAGTCCACCAGTTTCATCCCCTTGGCTTCCCTCCAACATCATGAAGGGTTTACTGCATCTTCATCGTCTAGGTCAAATTCACTCTCTACCTTCTCTTCTTCAGCAACGCATCAGCTTCCCCCAAATTTCACCCCGAAAGACCTACTCGGTATCCTCCGCCGCCAGAAAGATGCGGATTCAGCACTTCAAGTCTTTGAGTGGGCGGCACAGCAGCCAAATTTTGTACCCACTTCGTTAGTCTACGAGGAGATGCTTCAGCTGCTCGGAAGGTTCGGTTCTTTTGAATTGATGGAGCAGCTTCTGCTAGAGATGAAGCTCTCTGGCTGTGAGATGAATAGAGGTACGTttgagatttttattgaaagtTATGCCAGATTCAATTTATTTGATGAAGCTGTGGGTGTGCTTacaatgatggaagaagaattcgGGTTGGAACCAGAGTTATTCATATATAATTTCTTATTGAATGTTCTTGTTGAGGGAAACAAATTAAAACTGGTCGAGTCTGTCCATTCGAACATGAACAGTAGGGGAATCGGTCCAGATGTTTCAACATTCAATATCTTGATCAAGGCTTTGTGTAGAGCGCATCAAATTAGACCTGCCATTTCTATGATGGAGGATATGTCCAACTATGGTTTGGTTCCAGACGAGAAGACCTACACTACTCTTATGCAGGGATTTATCGAAGAAGGGAATTTGGAAGGAGCTTTGAAAATCAGGGAACGAATGGAGGAAGTAGGGTGCTTGTTAACCAATGTTTCCGTAAATGTTCTGATTAATGGGTTCTGCAAAGAGGGTAGAGTAGAAGAGGCTCTCACTCTCTTACAAGAAATGGCCCTTGAGGGATTCCATCCCGATAAATTCACCTTCAACGCTTTGGTGAATGGTCTGTGCAGAACTGGGCATGTTGAGCAGGCCTTAGAGATATTGGATGTGATGCTTCAGGAAGGGTTTGATCCTGATATCTTCACTTACAACACATTGATATCTGGACTTTGTAAATCTGGTGAGCTCGAGGAAGCCATGGAGGTTCTCAATCAAATGGTGTCTAGGGGTTGTTTCCCAAACACTGTTACCTACAACACTCTAATCAGCACCATGTGTAAGGAGAACCGGGTTGGAGAAGCTACTGAACTTGCTCGTGACCTTTCAACAAAGGGGCTCTTACCTGATGTGTGTACATTTAACTCTCTAATACATGGTCTCTGCATGTCCGGTGACCACAGGATTGCATTGGAACTATTCAAGGAGATGAAAAATAAGGGTTGCCCACCAGATGAGTTTACTTACAATACGTTGATTGATAACCTTTGTTCTAAAGGGAGACTGGAGGAAGCATTGGGACTGTTGAAAGAAATGGAGTCAGGGGGCTGTGCGCGAAATGTAGTAACATATAATACTCTGATCGATGGCTTCTGCAAGAATCAGAGGATTGAAGAGGCAGAGGAAATCTTTGATGAGATGGAACTGCAAGGAGTTTCAAGGAACTTGGTAACTTATAACTCCCTTATTGATGGTCTTTGTAAAAACAAGAGGGTGGATGAAGCTTCACAACTTATGGATCAGATGCTGATGGAAGGGCTGAAACCTGACAAATTCACCTATAATTCCTTGCTTTCGAACTTTTGCAGGACAGGAGATATAAAAAAGGCAGCAGAGATCATCCAGACCATGACTTCAAATGGGTGTAAGCCAGATGCAATCACCTATGGAACCCTCATTGGTGGGCTGTGTAAGGCAGGTAGAGTTGAGGTTGCCAGTAAGCTCCTCAGATCTTTACAAATGAAAGGAATGGTTCCTGCTCCACAAGCTTATAACCCTGTAATTCAAGCACTGTTTAAAACGCAAAGGGCAAAAGAAGCCGTGAGGCTTTTTAGAGAAATGGTTGAGAAAGGTGAACCTCCAGATGCTGTTACTTACAAGATTGTTTTCCGTGGCCTCTGTTGCGGAGGTGGGCCTATTGGAGAGGCTGTTGATTTTGTGGTTGAGATGACAGATAAGGGGTTTTTGCCCGAGTTCTCCTCATTCTCCATGCTTGCTGAAGGTCTTTGTGCTTTAGCCATGGAGGACACACTAATCAGGCTTGTTGATATTGTCATGACGAAAGCGAACTTCTCAGAAAATGAGGTTTCCATGATAATGGGTTTCCTTAAGATCCGGAAATTTGATGATGCTTTAGCCACCTTTGGCCGTCTCTTAAATAGTAGGAAACCCAGAAAAGTTTACAGGTGA
- the LOC122644082 gene encoding nuclear speckle splicing regulatory protein 1-like, translating into MKKYGLQLRFPPSQQKKQPTRPPIPPPGFRDDDEDDVEKEIARHASKNKSLKDVEEQHKKALEEDPSIFDYDGAYDAMKAKIARPIAQDRQERKPKYIHTLIEKAKERERVHEVIYEKKLVKERSKDDHLYAGKDKFVTSAYKKKLAEQAKWLEEERLRELREEKDDVTKKSDMSDFYFNLSKNVAFGGGKTTESGKAEKQEENTSGYTSEKDGLTMTKPPSINDKEAELDQVDTATISEKKLEPSDGKPGPGLDSSPQDNDAAKNPSSDQAKQDHHKRTEDALAAAKERFLARKKVKVSS; encoded by the exons atgaagaagtatGGTTTGCAGCTTAGATTTCCGCCATCACAGCAGAAGAAGCAGCCGACAAGACCTCCCATCCCCCCTCCTGGATTccgtgatgatgatgaagatgacgTTGAAAAGGAGATTGCTCGGCATGCTAGCAAGAACAAGTCACTCAAGGAT GTTGAAGAGCAGCACAAGAAAGCCTTGGAGGAGGATCCCTCAATCTTTGACTATGATGGCGCATATGATGCAATGAAAGCGAAGATTGCCCGCCCTATTGCACAAGATCGCCAAGAGAGAAAG CCAAAATATATTCATACACTTATAGAGAAAGCTAAAGAACGAGAACGGGTACATGAGGTAATATATGAGAAGAAACTTGTAAAGGAGAGAAGCAAAGACGACCACCTTTATGCAGGCAAGGATAAGTTTGTCACTAGTGCTTACAAAAAGAAACTCGCAGAACAGGCAAAATGGTTGGAGGAAGAACGGTTGCGTGAACTTCGTGAAGAAAAGGACGAT GTTACGAAGAAGAGTGATATGAGTGATTTCTACTTCAACCTCTCAAAGAATGTGGCTTTTGGTGGTGGCAAAACTACTGAATCTGGGAAGGCAGAGAAGCAGGAAGAAAATACTTCCGGCTACACTTCAGAGAAAGATGGCCTTACAATGACAAAGCCGCCTTCAATCAATGACAAGGAGGCAGAGCTGGATCAAGTTGACACTGCTACTATCTCTGAGAAAAAGTTGGAACCTTCGGATGGGAAGCCAGGGCCAGGGCTTGATTCTTCCCCACAAGACAATGATGCAGCCAAAAACCCATCGTCTGATCAAGCAAAGCAGGACCATCATAAAAGAACTGAGGATGCACTTGCTGCTGCGAAAGAACGCTTTTTGGCTCGCAAGAAAGTGAAAGTCAGTAGTTAA